The following coding sequences lie in one Leptospira ryugenii genomic window:
- the hrpB gene encoding ATP-dependent helicase HrpB, whose product MISFSKDEYPVLAVQDLLIESLLKDTISILESPPGSGKTTVLPLVLLHSGLTEGKKILMLEPRRIATKNAAKRLSQLHGSVLGETIGYRIRWETKVSQNTQIEIVTEGILTKMLLSDPELKGYGLILFDEFHERNIDTDLGLALIRSCQKLFRPDLKILLMSATIGNFSLHKWGIQNKPIQTQGKVYPVQIEYLGSSGKRIHQRITDVLPTILSKTEGDVLVFLSGKREIFDTESALQFVAIPNIQIHTLYGDLSFAEQEKVFQKAKSGYRKVILATNIAESSLTIPGVRVVLDSGYHKKVSFDAKTGLHRLQKKRISISSATQRAGRAAREAPGNCYRFWSLEEERDFSEADVPDIVQADLSQLLLFCKAWGEDLENLPFLDPPNRSHIWEAKELLTNLQCLDEKGNLTYLGKLCVAVPLPIRLAVLCVKLAELGQKQMGIEIALLFEAQGLFEEVDKDFTKLWENREKILGNLSHAKTMFQKLESLLPAANPTAEKKAIRLSGCMSFAYPDRIGKLREPSDKRYKLANGQGAIWTNEESTPPKWIIVMDGKQGDQDIEIKYWIAISEEEVFTLHPNRILEEAVCILEEKPDPILKCVLQKKWGQIVLSETNLSLEKSQDSLTKLQSFFEKYGYRNFLASKAGGQTFLNRVEILCTYGYIESDFTEEVLASKASEWLLPLFDFQKTNCKLLDCEPLEHLELLLSYSERMLLEKEVPRYWIAPTNSKLLIDYSNPKQPKISVKLQELFGLRETPSIAGGRLKLSLHLLSPGGKPVQVTSDLESFWNHTYFDVKKELKGRYPKHPWPDEPWQALPTKGTKKQNLS is encoded by the coding sequence ATGATTTCGTTTTCCAAGGATGAATATCCTGTCCTCGCTGTTCAAGATTTGCTTATAGAATCTTTACTCAAAGATACGATTAGTATTTTAGAATCTCCTCCCGGCTCAGGGAAAACAACGGTTTTGCCCCTAGTGCTTCTCCATTCAGGACTCACTGAAGGGAAAAAGATTTTGATGCTTGAACCAAGGAGGATCGCTACCAAAAACGCAGCCAAAAGACTGAGCCAACTCCATGGAAGTGTATTGGGCGAAACGATAGGCTACCGCATTCGCTGGGAGACAAAGGTATCCCAAAATACTCAGATTGAAATTGTAACAGAAGGAATATTGACAAAGATGTTACTCTCTGATCCAGAATTGAAGGGATATGGATTGATACTCTTTGATGAATTTCATGAACGAAATATAGATACAGACCTTGGTCTTGCTCTTATCCGTAGTTGCCAAAAGCTTTTTCGTCCTGATCTCAAAATTCTTTTGATGTCGGCAACTATTGGAAACTTCTCACTTCATAAATGGGGCATCCAAAACAAACCAATCCAAACCCAAGGAAAAGTTTATCCCGTCCAAATCGAATACTTGGGAAGTTCTGGGAAGAGAATCCACCAGAGAATAACAGACGTTTTACCTACGATTCTATCCAAGACAGAGGGAGATGTGCTTGTCTTTCTCTCGGGGAAAAGGGAAATCTTTGATACAGAGTCAGCCCTTCAATTTGTTGCCATACCAAATATCCAAATTCACACATTGTATGGAGATCTCTCCTTTGCTGAGCAGGAAAAGGTATTCCAAAAGGCAAAGTCTGGCTATCGAAAGGTGATCCTTGCTACAAACATTGCGGAGTCTTCCCTTACGATCCCAGGGGTGAGAGTAGTTTTGGATTCAGGTTATCATAAAAAAGTCAGTTTCGATGCCAAAACAGGACTCCATCGTTTGCAAAAAAAACGCATTAGCATCTCCTCCGCAACACAAAGGGCTGGTCGTGCCGCAAGAGAGGCTCCTGGGAATTGCTATCGATTTTGGTCTTTGGAGGAAGAAAGAGATTTCTCAGAGGCAGATGTACCTGACATTGTCCAGGCGGATCTATCCCAACTCCTTCTCTTTTGTAAAGCATGGGGTGAAGATCTAGAAAATTTACCCTTTTTAGACCCACCCAATCGTTCTCATATCTGGGAAGCAAAGGAACTTCTAACCAACTTACAGTGTTTAGATGAAAAGGGAAATCTCACATACTTAGGAAAACTTTGTGTAGCAGTTCCTCTTCCTATCCGTCTTGCCGTACTTTGCGTAAAACTAGCAGAATTAGGCCAAAAACAGATGGGGATCGAGATAGCCCTTCTCTTCGAAGCCCAAGGATTGTTTGAAGAAGTAGACAAAGACTTCACAAAACTATGGGAAAACCGAGAGAAAATTTTAGGCAATCTATCCCATGCAAAAACAATGTTCCAAAAACTCGAATCACTCCTCCCAGCTGCCAATCCTACTGCCGAAAAAAAGGCAATCCGTCTCTCGGGATGTATGAGCTTTGCCTATCCAGATCGAATCGGAAAGTTAAGAGAGCCTTCAGACAAAAGGTATAAACTAGCCAACGGCCAAGGCGCCATCTGGACAAATGAGGAGTCCACTCCTCCTAAATGGATCATTGTCATGGATGGTAAACAAGGGGACCAAGATATAGAGATCAAATATTGGATTGCCATTTCCGAAGAGGAGGTCTTTACCCTACACCCAAATCGGATTCTGGAAGAGGCGGTATGTATTTTGGAAGAAAAACCAGATCCCATCCTTAAATGCGTACTCCAAAAAAAATGGGGACAGATCGTACTTTCAGAAACAAATCTAAGTCTAGAAAAATCTCAAGATTCCCTAACGAAGCTCCAATCTTTTTTTGAAAAGTATGGTTACAGAAATTTTTTAGCTTCAAAGGCGGGAGGCCAAACATTCCTGAATCGTGTCGAAATTTTATGCACCTATGGTTATATAGAATCAGATTTCACCGAAGAAGTGTTAGCTTCAAAAGCTTCCGAATGGCTTCTCCCGCTTTTTGACTTTCAAAAAACAAATTGCAAATTGTTAGACTGTGAGCCATTAGAACACTTGGAATTGCTACTAAGTTACTCCGAACGAATGCTGTTGGAGAAAGAGGTCCCTCGTTATTGGATCGCACCCACAAACTCGAAACTTCTCATTGACTATTCAAATCCCAAACAGCCAAAAATTTCTGTCAAATTACAAGAGTTATTCGGCTTAAGGGAAACGCCAAGCATTGCTGGGGGTAGATTGAAATTGAGCCTCCACTTATTGTCACCTGGTGGAAAGCCTGTCCAAGTCACGAGTGATTTAGAAAGTTTCTGGAACCATACCTACTTTGATGTGAAAAAAGAACTGAAAGGTAGATACCCAAAACACCCTTGGCCCGATGAACCGTGGCAAGCCTTGCCAACGAAAGGTACAAAGAAACAAAATTTAAGCTAA
- a CDS encoding protein NinF, producing MNSHLIYIAGSLSAELGSELYLKIKEMSQVPTVFCVDGSELDDLDEVGAEFLKKIATKLKERSCLLALAAFPKHLEPSLQSLHLLGLFPSFPNSSLARAYLEEQALAKPSSGNRKEPTSLTRNSAERAIHCPNCGQGLLVRNVGDHSCPKCHHKFFVNAKGWVSSYERLA from the coding sequence TTGAACTCTCATCTCATCTACATCGCAGGTAGCCTTTCTGCAGAATTGGGCTCAGAATTGTACCTAAAAATCAAAGAAATGAGCCAGGTTCCCACCGTTTTCTGTGTGGATGGTTCTGAATTAGATGACCTAGATGAAGTTGGAGCCGAGTTTTTGAAAAAGATCGCAACAAAACTCAAAGAGCGATCTTGCCTCTTGGCCTTAGCAGCCTTTCCAAAGCATTTGGAGCCCTCCCTCCAGAGTTTGCACCTCCTAGGCCTTTTCCCAAGTTTCCCCAATTCATCCTTGGCAAGGGCATACCTCGAGGAACAAGCCTTGGCCAAACCTTCCTCAGGGAATCGAAAGGAGCCAACGTCCCTCACCAGGAACAGCGCAGAGCGAGCCATCCATTGTCCGAATTGTGGACAAGGACTCTTAGTCAGAAATGTGGGAGACCATTCTTGTCCAAAATGTCACCATAAATTTTTTGTGAATGCAAAAGGCTGGGTTTCTTCCTACGAACGATTAGCTTAA
- a CDS encoding PaaI family thioesterase yields MTIYGKEEADKILQEMRAGFASGPYQITVPPPSFTDMDASIESYEKNKSIVVAFPVKLSQTNPMGFMQGGYIAAAFDNAFGPLSYLVAKKPTTTIDMNIQYIRSVKVKQTILVKATIEAMGFSTIHMTAEMKTEKGKLLATATTNLLILRIPNAE; encoded by the coding sequence ATGACCATTTATGGCAAAGAAGAGGCAGACAAAATTTTACAAGAGATGAGAGCGGGATTCGCCTCTGGTCCCTATCAGATTACAGTACCACCTCCATCCTTTACAGATATGGATGCAAGTATCGAATCCTATGAGAAAAACAAATCGATTGTGGTGGCCTTTCCAGTGAAGTTGAGCCAAACAAATCCCATGGGATTTATGCAAGGTGGTTATATTGCGGCAGCTTTTGACAATGCATTTGGACCACTCAGCTATCTCGTTGCCAAAAAGCCAACGACGACAATTGATATGAATATTCAGTATATACGTAGTGTAAAGGTCAAACAGACGATTCTTGTGAAAGCTACGATTGAAGCTATGGGATTTTCCACCATTCACATGACAGCGGAAATGAAAACCGAGAAGGGCAAACTATTGGCAACCGCTACGACAAACCTCTTAATTCTTCGAATTCCCAATGCCGAGTGA
- a CDS encoding TetR/AcrR family transcriptional regulator has product MSITENKKLLAREKSIEKIRNSAIHLFSKHGFSATTMEMIAKHAKVSKGLAYNYFRSKNQIFEMILDQHLSKQEAIYRTIPENSPPVQYLQEFFQKSLEFMKQEKKTMILISVCLYQPSSVALSKRMIDNFERRLAPFRESLKRKFKSLGIQDLEAEFLFVRVFLHGIFSLDCAHHSELGYEEKLVDLFLSRYGACKSLGIGNSKN; this is encoded by the coding sequence ATGTCGATAACAGAAAATAAAAAACTTTTAGCTCGAGAAAAATCGATCGAGAAGATTCGAAATTCTGCTATACATCTATTTTCGAAACATGGATTTTCCGCAACTACCATGGAAATGATCGCAAAGCATGCTAAGGTTTCCAAGGGTCTCGCCTACAACTACTTCCGCAGCAAAAATCAGATCTTCGAAATGATCTTAGACCAACACCTAAGCAAACAAGAGGCGATTTACCGCACCATCCCTGAAAACTCTCCACCAGTACAATACCTACAAGAGTTCTTTCAGAAATCTCTTGAATTCATGAAACAAGAAAAGAAGACAATGATTCTGATCTCTGTTTGTCTATATCAACCTTCCTCCGTTGCCCTCTCCAAACGAATGATCGATAATTTTGAGCGGCGACTGGCACCATTTCGCGAATCTCTCAAGAGAAAATTTAAGAGTCTGGGCATACAAGATTTGGAAGCAGAGTTTCTATTTGTAAGGGTATTTTTACATGGTATTTTTTCTTTGGATTGTGCACACCATAGTGAGCTAGGTTATGAAGAGAAGTTAGTCGATCTCTTCTTAAGTCGCTATGGTGCTTGCAAATCACTCGGCATTGGGAATTCGAAGAATTAA
- a CDS encoding pyrimidine/purine nucleoside phosphorylase → MSTFENVTIVKEANVYYDGKVTSRTILFPSGERKTLGILLPGEYEFGTEAKEIMEILSGKLQVKLPGSDWIQINGKYSFEVPKNSKFQLKVETTSDYCCSYIND, encoded by the coding sequence ATGAGCACTTTTGAGAATGTAACTATAGTTAAAGAAGCCAATGTCTACTATGATGGCAAAGTCACCAGCCGAACCATCCTCTTCCCTTCGGGCGAAAGGAAAACTTTAGGAATTTTATTGCCTGGAGAGTATGAATTCGGTACAGAGGCAAAAGAAATTATGGAAATTTTATCTGGGAAACTCCAAGTAAAATTGCCAGGCTCGGACTGGATCCAAATCAACGGCAAGTACAGTTTTGAAGTGCCCAAAAATTCAAAATTCCAATTAAAGGTAGAAACAACAAGCGACTACTGCTGTTCCTACATAAACGATTGA
- a CDS encoding TetR/AcrR family transcriptional regulator codes for MKRKTYHHGDLRSALFKACHKLLVKREPNEITLRLVADLAGVSHSAIYRHFKDKEELLEVMAAYGFQRLAQVQKRAFEREKSRTEGLIQLGLSYIKFAWKHPNYYKIMFMTRRDSPGSQLKMAQIKSYSVLVSACRQTLKEKQKQIEPRAYALMCWSMVHGYSNLCLETQFPQAEAQALKQKNLPFARQVIQNAILPL; via the coding sequence ATGAAGCGAAAAACTTACCATCATGGAGACTTACGATCTGCGCTATTTAAAGCCTGTCATAAGTTATTGGTAAAACGTGAGCCAAACGAAATCACTCTCCGCCTTGTCGCAGATTTAGCTGGAGTCTCTCATTCAGCAATTTACAGGCATTTTAAAGACAAAGAAGAGCTTTTAGAAGTTATGGCGGCCTATGGCTTTCAGAGATTGGCACAGGTCCAGAAACGAGCTTTTGAAAGAGAAAAGAGTCGGACAGAGGGCCTCATTCAACTAGGACTGTCTTATATAAAATTTGCCTGGAAACATCCAAATTACTATAAAATCATGTTTATGACTCGGCGAGACAGCCCCGGAAGTCAATTAAAGATGGCTCAAATAAAATCTTATTCCGTTTTAGTATCCGCTTGTCGGCAAACTCTGAAAGAAAAACAAAAGCAGATAGAACCAAGAGCTTACGCACTTATGTGCTGGTCCATGGTCCATGGATATTCCAATCTTTGCTTAGAAACACAATTCCCTCAAGCAGAGGCACAGGCTTTAAAACAAAAAAACCTTCCCTTTGCTAGGCAAGTCATCCAGAATGCAATTCTACCTTTATAA